In one window of Prevotella sp. E13-17 DNA:
- a CDS encoding peptidylprolyl isomerase, giving the protein MKLKMLFAALLMSGATFAQTTDDPVIMTINGEPVLRSEYEYFFNKNNSEGVIDKKTVEEYVDLFVNYKLQVAAALDAKIDTLKSYNDEFRQYRDQQIRPLLVTDDDMEREAHKIYDDAAKRIGPDGLIQTAHILIRANQQASQAEWDAAKVRIDSIYKALKGGADFAELAKQVSQDPGSARQGGLLPFVQRGQLVKEYEDAAYALQPGEMSGVVQSPFGYHIILMKERKQFEPFEFHRDNILRFMEQRNMRDNIASQKIDSLVAANPKGLTKEQMMDEKSDEFAAKDMELKYLIREYHDGLLLYEIKNMNVWDKGAKDEKGLARYFKKHKKNYAWDEPRFKGMAYHVKDEADIKAVKDCVKKLDFNKWADKLRTTFNADSVLRIRVEKGIFKKGDNALVDSVVFKKDTTVTKVKDYPFDAVYGKILKKGPETYQDVRGQVVSDYQEQLEKEWIAQLRRKYTFKVNEEVLKTVNKH; this is encoded by the coding sequence ATGAAACTAAAAATGCTTTTCGCAGCATTGCTGATGAGTGGTGCTACGTTTGCTCAGACAACCGACGACCCTGTCATTATGACAATCAATGGTGAGCCTGTGTTACGTTCGGAATATGAGTATTTTTTTAATAAGAACAACTCTGAAGGTGTCATCGACAAGAAAACGGTAGAGGAATATGTGGATTTGTTCGTGAATTACAAGCTACAGGTTGCTGCCGCACTTGATGCAAAGATTGACACACTGAAGTCTTATAATGATGAGTTTCGTCAGTACCGTGACCAACAGATCAGACCTCTGTTGGTTACGGATGACGATATGGAGCGCGAAGCTCATAAAATTTATGATGATGCTGCAAAACGTATCGGTCCTGATGGACTTATTCAAACTGCCCATATCTTGATTCGTGCCAACCAACAGGCCTCGCAGGCTGAATGGGATGCAGCTAAGGTTCGTATAGACTCTATCTATAAGGCCTTGAAGGGTGGTGCCGACTTTGCCGAGTTGGCAAAGCAGGTGTCGCAGGATCCTGGTTCGGCACGTCAGGGTGGCTTGTTGCCGTTTGTTCAGCGTGGACAGCTGGTGAAAGAGTATGAGGATGCTGCCTATGCGCTACAACCTGGCGAGATGTCTGGTGTGGTTCAGTCGCCCTTCGGCTATCATATCATCTTGATGAAGGAGCGCAAGCAGTTTGAACCCTTCGAGTTTCATCGTGACAACATCCTGCGTTTTATGGAACAGCGAAACATGCGCGATAATATCGCCAGCCAGAAGATTGACTCGCTGGTAGCCGCCAATCCAAAGGGACTGACGAAAGAGCAGATGATGGACGAGAAATCGGACGAGTTTGCTGCGAAAGACATGGAACTGAAATATTTGATCCGTGAGTATCATGATGGACTGTTGCTCTATGAGATCAAGAATATGAACGTGTGGGATAAGGGTGCTAAGGATGAGAAAGGCTTGGCACGCTATTTCAAGAAGCATAAGAAGAACTATGCGTGGGACGAGCCTCGCTTTAAAGGTATGGCTTATCACGTGAAGGATGAGGCTGATATAAAGGCCGTAAAAGATTGTGTCAAGAAGTTGGATTTCAATAAGTGGGCAGACAAGTTGCGCACGACCTTCAATGCTGATTCCGTTCTGCGCATCCGTGTGGAAAAAGGTATTTTTAAGAAGGGTGACAATGCCCTGGTGGACAGCGTGGTGTTTAAGAAAGACACGACCGTGACCAAGGTGAAAGACTATCCTTTTGATGCTGTCTATGGAAAGATTCTGAAGAAGGGACCTGAGACCTATCAAGACGTGCGTGGACAGGTGGTCTCTGACTATCAGGAACAACTGGAGAAAGAGTGGATCGCTCAGCTACGTCGTAAATATACTTTTAAGGTTAACGAGGAAGTTCTGAAGACCGTAAATAAGCACTGA
- the guaB gene encoding IMP dehydrogenase: MSSFIADKIVMDGLTFDDVLLIPAYSEVLPKTVELQTRFSRNIVLNVPFVTAAMDTVTESQMAIAIAREGGIGVIHKNMSIENQAREVAIVKRAENGMIYDPVTIRRGSTVAQALAIMSEYHIGGIPVVDEENHLVGIVTNRDLRFERRLDRPVDDVMSKDNLVTTHQQTDLAAAAQILQENKIEKLPVVDKDNHLVGLITYKDITKAKDKPMACKDEKGRLRVAAGVGVTVDTLERMQALVNAGADAIVIDTAHGHSKGVIDKLREAKNAFKNIDIVVGNIATGAAAKMLVDNGADAVKVGIGPGSICTTRVVAGVGVPQLSAVYDVYSALKGTGVPLIADGGLRYSGDIVKALAAGGSSVMIGSLVAGTEESPGDTIIYNGRKFKSYRGMGSLEAMEHGSKDRYFQADTKDVKKLVPEGIAGRVPYKGTVQEVIYQLTGGLRSGMGYCGAADIDHLHDAKFTRITNAGVMESHPHDITITSEAPNYSRPND; encoded by the coding sequence ATGTCATCATTTATTGCAGATAAGATTGTGATGGACGGTCTCACTTTTGACGACGTCCTGTTGATTCCCGCTTATTCAGAAGTACTGCCCAAAACGGTAGAGTTGCAAACACGTTTCTCACGTAATATCGTGTTGAATGTGCCCTTTGTGACAGCAGCGATGGATACTGTTACGGAAAGTCAGATGGCTATCGCTATCGCACGTGAGGGAGGTATCGGCGTGATTCATAAGAACATGTCGATCGAGAATCAGGCACGCGAGGTGGCTATCGTTAAGCGCGCAGAGAATGGTATGATCTATGATCCTGTCACAATTCGTCGTGGTTCAACTGTTGCTCAGGCGCTTGCCATCATGTCGGAATATCATATCGGTGGTATTCCTGTAGTAGATGAAGAGAACCATCTGGTGGGTATCGTCACCAACCGTGACCTGCGCTTCGAGCGCCGTCTGGATCGTCCCGTTGATGATGTGATGTCTAAAGACAATCTGGTGACCACTCATCAGCAGACAGACCTGGCAGCTGCTGCACAGATTCTGCAGGAAAACAAAATCGAGAAACTGCCTGTCGTGGATAAGGACAACCACTTGGTAGGTCTTATCACTTATAAGGATATTACCAAGGCAAAGGATAAGCCCATGGCATGTAAGGACGAGAAAGGCCGTCTGCGCGTGGCTGCTGGTGTGGGTGTTACTGTAGATACATTGGAGCGCATGCAGGCACTTGTCAATGCTGGTGCTGATGCGATTGTGATCGACACGGCTCATGGTCATTCTAAGGGTGTTATTGATAAACTCCGTGAGGCAAAGAATGCCTTTAAGAATATCGATATCGTTGTAGGTAACATCGCCACAGGCGCTGCTGCAAAGATGCTGGTTGACAATGGCGCTGACGCAGTGAAGGTGGGTATTGGCCCCGGCAGTATCTGTACGACACGTGTTGTGGCTGGTGTGGGCGTTCCTCAGCTGAGTGCCGTTTATGACGTGTACAGCGCGCTGAAAGGTACCGGCGTGCCCTTGATTGCTGACGGTGGTCTCCGTTACTCTGGCGACATCGTGAAAGCACTGGCCGCTGGTGGCTCAAGTGTGATGATTGGTTCGCTGGTGGCAGGTACAGAGGAAAGCCCTGGTGATACAATCATCTACAATGGACGTAAGTTCAAGAGCTATCGTGGTATGGGTTCTCTGGAGGCCATGGAGCATGGTTCAAAGGACCGCTATTTCCAGGCAGACACAAAGGATGTGAAGAAACTGGTGCCAGAGGGTATTGCCGGTCGTGTGCCTTACAAAGGAACTGTTCAGGAAGTCATCTATCAGCTGACTGGCGGCCTGCGTTCTGGCATGGGCTATTGCGGTGCTGCTGATATCGACCATCTGCATGATGCTAAGTTCACCCGCATCACAAATGCTGGTGTTATGGAGAGCCATCCTCATGATATCACGATTACGAGTGAGGCTCCCAACTATTCAAGACCTAATGATTGA